The genomic segment GAAGGCGCTGGCATCGCTGCGGTCGTATATGGCGAATCTGCGCCGGGTGTTCCAGGCCGGCGCCGGTCCGTCCGCGCCCCGGCGCCTGACCACGCGGTCGGTCGGCTACCACCTCGACCTCGGCGATGATCCGGTCGACATCCATCGGTTCGAGGAACTGGCTGCCGCGGGCCGGCGCGCGCTGACCGGCGGCGACGCCGTGACCGCACACGATCTGCTCACCCGCGCCGGACAGGTGTGGAGCGGGGATCCGCTGGCCGAGTTCAGCGGCTGGTCCTTCGCCGATCCGGAGATCGAACGGCTCACCGGCCTGCGCCGCAGCGTGATCGAGGCCCGATTCGACGCCGCGCTGCTGCTCGGGCGGCACGCCGATCTGGTGCCGGAGATCGAGGCGGCGATCACCGCGACCCCGGTGCAGGAACGACTGTGGGCGCAGCTGATGCTGGCGCTGGCCCGGTCCGGGCGCCGCGCCGAGGCCCTGCAGGCGTACGACCGGGTACGCCGCGTACTCGATCAGGAATTGAGCGTCACGCCCGGCGACGAACTGCGCCGCTTGTTCCACGACCTGTGCCACGACAACGCCGACCCGCCGCCCGGCGTCGCCGTCCTGTCCGCCGCCACACCGGCCGCGCCGACGGCCCCCGCCGCACCGGCCTGGACCGGGCAGCCCCTGGCCGGCCGATCCGCCGAACTCGCCTGGCTGGGCCGGATGGCCGACTCCGCGCGCCGGGGGCACGGCGGCTTCGCCGTACTCACCGGCGAGAGCGGTATCGGCAAGACCACACTCGCGGCGGCCGTCACCGGATACGCGCGCCACGCCGGTATGACGGCGGCCTGGGCCGGTCACCCCGACGGCCTGCGAAAACCGTTGCTGTGGGGCTGGATTCAACTACTGCGCGAACTCGGCGCACAGCTCGGCGCCGCGACCCGCGCGGCGGTGTGCGCGGCGGCGCCCGAGACGGCCGCCCTCGTCCCGGAGTGGCCCGAATGGGGTGCGGGCCCGGTCGTGCACCGGACGGCCGACCCCGCCTTCGAGGCCATCGACGGAATCGTCCGGGCGGTACGGGAATTCGCGGCCGCGAGTCCGCTGCTGCTCGTCCTCGACGACGTGCATCGCGCGGACCGGCCCACCCGCGACGTCCTCGCCCTGCTCGCCGACCGGCTGCACCACCTGCCCGCGCTGGTGGTCCTGACCTGGTCCGCGGTCGTCTCGGCCGAGAACTGCGACGAATACGATCGACTCGTCGGCCGCAGCGACGTCTCGGCGCTGGAACTGGCCGGGCTCGACGACGACGGGATCGGCTCGCTCGTGGAGCAGTTGTCCGGCGTCCCGCCGAGTCCGGCCTTCGTCGCCATGATGCGGCAACACTCCGGCGGCAACCCGTTCTTCGTCCGCGAGATCGTCCGATTCCTCTCCACCCGAGGGCATTTCGACGGCCACACGCTGACTCCGGACGGCGACCCGGTACCGGACGCGGTCACCGGCGTGGTCCGCCGGCGCATGTCCGAACTGGCCCCGGACACCCGCGCGGTACTGGGTGCGGCCGCGGTGATCGGCGCGGAATTCGAGCCGATCGCGGTGGCCGAGGTGCTCGGCCTGCCCGCCGTCACGGTGCGGGAGCGCCTCGGCGACGCCCGCCGCGCGGCGATGATCGACGAAACCGCCGGGCGCCCCGGCTGGTTCACGTTCAGCCACGGCGTGACCCGCAGGGCCGTTGTCGCGCAACTGGATTCGGACGAACGCGCCGAATTGCACGCGCTCGTCGCGCATGTGCGGATGCGGGACGCCACGGGCCGGTCGTACGAATGGCTACTCGCGACCGCCGATCACGCCTGGCAGGCGGGGGCCGCGCTGGAGGCGGCGACCGCCCTGGCGATCACCGACCTCGCGCTCGCCGCGGCGACGACGCGGTCGGCCTACGCCGATATCGCGGTCCTGGCCGAACATTCGCTGCAGATCTGTGCCCGGCTGCCGCGCGAACCGGACCGCTTCGAGCGCGAATCGGCCCTGTGGCTGCGGCTGGCGCTGGTGTGGACGGCGCTGAAGGGCCAGAACCACGAGGATGTCGGCCGCGCCTTCCGGCACGCCTTCGACACCGGCGACCGGCACGGCACCGCGCAGATCTCCGCGGTCGTCCTGCACTGCGTCATGATCTGCGCCCAGGGCCGGTACCGCGAGGCCGCGGACATCGCCGACGGACTGATCGCGCGGTACGAGGACACCGTCGATCCGCAGGCCGGCGCGGGCTACTACATCCGCGCGCTGATCGATTGTCTCCGAGGCGATCTGGAGGCGAGTATCGCGAATGTCGAATTCGCGCTGGCGAATGTCCCGATCCCCGGCGACCCGGTCCCGATCGCCCGCTACGACGTCCGGTTGCACGCGGTCGCCGCGGTCGTGCTCGGCCTGCGCGGCGAACAGGAACGGGCCTGGCAGGCGGCCCGGACCGGCATCGATCTCGGCGTGACCACCGGCGATGCCTACAGTACGGCGATGGTGCGGCTGGCCGCCCTGCAGGCGAACGCGATCCAGGGAATCGTCCCGGGCACAGCGCGTTCGGCGGATGTCGTGGCCCGCGAACTGGCCGAACTCGGCATGGCGCAGCTGGCGGCGAGTGCCCGGATCATGCGGGACTGGGCGCTCGCGGTCGGCCCGGACCGGGCGGACACCGCGGCCGCCGCGCACGCGGCCTACGAGATCGTCACCGACGGCGGCAGCACCACCATGCTCGCCCCGCTGTATCTGGCGCTGCTCGCCGATATCGAATCGGCGTGCGGAAATGTCGACGCCGCACGCGAACTCGTGCACCGCGGCGAACTGCTCGCGGCCGCGACCGGCGAACATGCCTGGAACCGGCTGCTCTCGCAGCGACTACACCGGCTGCGGGCCGATTCCGCGCTGCCCCGGCGGGTGGGCGATCTCGGCGCCTGATCCCGTTGCGGCCGGTTCCAATTCGCTTCCAACACCTCTGCAATCGGCACCGGCTAACGTTCGGGCACTTGTGACCGTCGACCAGCAGGTCTCGATCGTGGCTCGACGCGCCCGGGACCGACAACCCGCAGGAACAATCATGAGAATCACCGGCTGCCTGACCGCGGCATTCATCGTGTCCACCACCCTGCTGACCGCGTGCTCGGTCTCCGTGGGCGGTCGTTCCGTCGACAAGGACGAGGTGGCCACGCAGATCAGCAACAAACTCGAGCAGCAGATCGGCAAGAAGCCCGATTCGGTCACCTGCCCGCAGAATCTCCAGGCGCACACCGGCGCCACACTGGTCTGCACCCTCGACGACCAGGGGTCGAAATACGACGTCACGGTCACGGTGACCAGCGTCGACGGCGATCAGGCGAAATTCGACATCCAGGTCGCGGACAGCCCGAAGAACTGACCGCCGGCGGACCGTCTGCCGGGCAGGCAGGCGGTCCGCCGCGGCGGGCCTAGCTCGCCAGCGCGCTGCCCTTCACCCAGTCGTCCCAGGACACCGTCCAGTCGCCGTTGTTCCACATGCTCAGCCCGGGACCGCTGGTGTTGTGGACCTCGACCACGTCGCCCGGAATCGCCCAGTTGTAGAACCACTGCGCGTTGGCGCCGTTGAGGTTGAGGCAGCCGTGCGAGGTGTCGCTGCTGCCCTGCGCCCACACCGTCGTGTCGAGCTGATGCAGATAGATGCCGTCGGCGCTGATCCGCGTCGCCCAGTTGATGGCCTCCTTGTAGCCGAGCCGGTCGTTGACCGGCAGGCCGTAGGTGGAGGAGTCCATGATCACCGGATTGCCCTTGTCCATCACCGTGTAGGTGCCGGCCGGGGTGTTGAAGTAGATCGTCTTACCCGCGAAGGTGTCGCTGCCGCCGCGGCCCATCGAGGTGGGCATGGTCCGGATCAGCTGGCCGTTCTCGAACACCTGCACCTGATGCGTGTTGTCGTCGGCGATCGACACGTGCGACGGGCCGATGGTGAAGTTGGTCTTCGAATCCTCCTGGCCGTACAGGCCGGGTCCGACCTGCGTGCCGTAGAGGTTCGCGTTCACGCTGACCTTGGTCCCCGCCGGCCAGTACTGCTGCGGCCGGAAGTGCGCGTTGCGATCGTCGAGCCAGTACCACGAGCCCTGCACCGGCGGATCCGCGGTGACCTGCAGTTTGCGTTCGGCGGCGGCCTTGTCCGAGATCGCCTCGTCGAAGTGCGCGACGATCACCGTGCCGACGCCGTAGGTGCCCCCGTCGGCCAGCGGCTGACCGAAGGTGGTGGTCAGGTACACCTTGGTCTGATTGCCCGGCGTGAGCGTCGTGAACGTCGAGCCGACCGGGCCGGTGGGGCCGGTCAGCGTGATGCCCTGCGCGCTGACGGTGTAGGTGTGGCCGTACCCGAGCGCGGCGGTGGGTTTCCACGCCGTCCGGTCCGGGGTGAGGATGCCGTCGACCGGTTTGCCCTGCTCGTTGATCATCGTCACCGTGGTCAGGATGCCGTCGGTGGCGGACACCTCGATCTTGCCCAGCGGATCGACGTCGTCGCCGCCGTTCGGGGTGACGACGATCGCCGGGGCGGCGGGGCCGCCCCCGGTCGTCGCCGGTTTCGGCGTGCCCGTCGACGAGGAGCACGCGGCCATCAGCATCGTCACCAGGGTCAAGCCCATCGCGACACTGAATCGGCAGCGGCGACCTGACATGGTGTTTCTCCTGCGCTTCGCCGTGCGACCGCGGGCCCGGGCCCCCAGCGCACCATCACCTACTGATTTCGAATTGCCAGTTTACGGGGCAGATCGCCGATGCGGCATCCGGAGGTGTTGCCGTGGTTTTACGCACAGGTTGCCGGGGTATGTCTGTCACCGGGGCTGTGCCCGCGACCAACCATTCCCGCGAGTACGGATGGAACACGATGCACTCCGTTCGAACAAGATCGTCGGCCGGTAGGATGCTCGTCGTCATGAATGCGAACCTGATGATCGTCGAGGACGACGACCGGGTTCGTGCCGCACTCCGTCTCGCGATGGAGGACGAGGGCTACGAGGTCACCGAGGCCGAGCACGGCGAAGCCGCGCTGGAACGCCTCCGAACGGACGGCCCGCCCGACGTCATGATCGTCGACCTGATGCTCGGCGGCGCGATGGACGGTTTCTCCTGTATCCGCGAGATCCGCCGCGACCACGACGTCCCGATCATCGTGGTCAGCGCCCGCGACGACACCCACGACGTGGTGGCGGCGCTCGAGGCCGGCGCCGACGACTACGTCACCAAGCCGTTCGAGATCAAGGAGATCACCGCCCGGATGCGGGCCCTGCGCCGGCGCGCTCAGCCCGCCGCCGAACCGCCGCCGCCACCGGAACTGGCCCTGGACGCCGACCCGGACGCGCCGCTGTTGCTGTCCCCCGACGCGGGCACCGTGCGCCGCGGCGCGGAGGAGGTCCATCTCACCGTGACCGAGTTCCGGTTGCTGTGCGAACTCGCGGAGACCCCCGGCCGGGTGCTGTCCCGCAGCACCCTGCTGGAGCGGGTCTGGGATCGCGGGCACTTCGGTGACGAGCGCATCGTCGACGTCCACGTGCGGCGACTGCGCACCAAGATCGAGAAGGACCCCTCGGATCCCGCCATCGTGGTGACGGTCCGGGGACTGGGCTACCGGCTGGATGTCCAGCGCTGACGGCCGGGCCGCCGCGGTCGCCGCCGGCGCCGGACTGGCGGTCGTGGCACTGACGGCCGTCGCGGCCCTCGCCGACGGCCCGTGGACCACCGCGGCGGTGTGCGTACTCGGCGGCGGCGGACTGGGCGCGATCCTCTGGCTGGTGCTGCGGCGCTGGGCGCGCGAACAGCAGGCCACCCTCGACTCGCTGCGCCGGCAGGCCGGCCGGGAGGACCGGCTGATCGGCGATCTCGGCCACGAACTGCGCAATCCGGTCACCACCCTGTCCACCAGCGTGGAGGTGCTGAGCCGGCACGAGGCCGAGATCCCGGACCGGCCGCGCCGCGCGCTGCGGCTGGCCCGCGCCGAGATCGAGCACCTGCGCCGGCTGCTGGACGACCTGCTCGCCCTCGCGCGCGCCGAGGCCGGGGTGCACACCGTCGAGTCGCGCCCGATCTCGCTGCGCGAACTGCTCGCCTACGTGCTGACCGGGCGGCAACTGCCGCCGGAGCTGCTCGCCGCGGGCCCCGATCTCACGGTGACCGCCCGCCCCGCCGAACTCGAGCGCGCCCTCGGCAATCTGGTCGACAACGCCGAACGCCACGGCGGCGGGCTGGTCGGGCTCGCCCTGGCGCCGGCCGGGGCCTGGGCGGTGATCACGATCGACGACGCGGGTCCCGGCGTGCCCGCCGCCGACCGGGAGCGCATCTTCGAGCGCTTCGAGACCGGCCGCCGCGGCCGGCGCGGCACCGGTATCGGGCTCGCGCTGGTCGCGGAGACGGTCGTCGCGCACGGCGGACAGGTGAGCTGTGACACCCGGCCCGGGGGTGGCGCGCGGTTCGTGGTGCGGCTTCCGGCCGTGACGGATGTCACTCGACCTGGGATTGTCACAGAACAGTAAAGTTTCCGTCCGGTAAAACTCAACATCGAGTGGCAACTCTGTCCGTGTGACGCAGACCCGAACGCTCAGCCGGACCGCCACCGAGACCGCGGTCATCCGCGCGCCCCGGACCGCGGACGGCGCACCCCTGTGGCGGATCGCCGTGGACTCCCGGGTGCTGGACGCCAATTCCAGCTACGCCTACCTGCTCTGGTGCCGCGACTTCCGATCCACCTCGGTGGTCGCCGAGATCGACTCGGAGGTGGCCGGTTTCGTCACCGGATATCTCCGGCCGCAGGCCCGCGACACCCTGTTCGTCTGGCAGGTCGCCGTCGACGAGCGCTGGCGCGGGCGCGGCCTGGCCGCCGCGATGTTGGACCGACTCGTGGGTAACGTTGCCGGACAAGGCATTTCGACCCTGGAGACCACGGTCTCGCCGGACAACGAGGCGTCGCTGGCGATGTTCGCCGCGCTGGCGCGCCGGCACGACACCGACCTCGAGCGGGAAAGGCTGTTCACCCCACCAGATTTTCCGGACGGGCACCAAGCCGAGGACCTGTACCGGATCGCGCTGCAGACGGCGGCGCACACCGAAGAGGAGATCATCGATGACCACCGCTGAGATGACCGTTTTCGAGACCATGGAATCGAATGTCCGCGGCTACTGCCGGGATTGGCCGACGCTGTTCGACACCGCCTCCGGTGCCTGGCTGCGCGACAGCGAGGGCCGTGACTACCTGGATTTCTTCGCCGGTGCGGGGGCGCTGAACTACGGGCACAACAATCCGGTGCTGAAGGCCGCGCTGCTGGACTACATCGCGCGCGACGGGATCACCCACGGCCTGGACATGTCCACGGTCGCGAAACGCGATCTGCTGCAGACCATCGACCGGGTGCTGCTGACCCCGCGCGGCCTGGACCACAAGGTGCAGTTCCCCGGCCCGACCGGCGCGAACGCCGTGGAGGCGGCACTCAAGCTGGCGCGCAAGGTGACCGGCCGCACCACGGTGCTGAACTTCACCAACGCCTTCCACGGCATGACGCTGGGCGCGCTGGCCGTGACCGGTAACGCCGCCAAGCGCGCCGGTGCGGGAGTGCCGCTGTCCCATGTGAATTCGATGCCGTTCGACGGCTATCTGGACGGCGACGAGCTGTCCTGGATGGAGCGTGCGCTCGACGACGGCTCCTCGGGCGTGGACAAGCCCGCGGCGGTGATCGTGGAGACCGTGCAGGGTGAGGGCGGGGTCAACGTGGCCCGGCCGCAGTGGCTGCGCCGCCTGGCCGAATTGTGTTCCGCGCGTGACATTCTGCTGATAGTCGACGATGTGCAGATGGGCTGCGGGCGGACCGGACCGTTCTTCTCCTTCGAGGTCGCGGGGATCACCCCCGATATCGTCACGTTGTCGAAATCCATCGGCGGCTACGGACTTCCGATGGCGCTGGTGCTGATGCGGCCGGAGCTGGACCAGTGGACCCCCGGTGAGCACAACGGCACCTTCCGCGGCAACAACCCGGCCTTCGTCACCGCGACGGCCGCGCTGGAGCACTTCTGGTCCGACGGCACCCTCGCGGAATCGACCGCGGCCAAGGG from the Nocardia sp. BMG111209 genome contains:
- a CDS encoding BTAD domain-containing putative transcriptional regulator — encoded protein: MEYFLFGPMRVRADSGDLSLGGPKQRAVLAILVLADGSVVRFERLVDGLWGQHPPEKALASLRSYMANLRRVFQAGAGPSAPRRLTTRSVGYHLDLGDDPVDIHRFEELAAAGRRALTGGDAVTAHDLLTRAGQVWSGDPLAEFSGWSFADPEIERLTGLRRSVIEARFDAALLLGRHADLVPEIEAAITATPVQERLWAQLMLALARSGRRAEALQAYDRVRRVLDQELSVTPGDELRRLFHDLCHDNADPPPGVAVLSAATPAAPTAPAAPAWTGQPLAGRSAELAWLGRMADSARRGHGGFAVLTGESGIGKTTLAAAVTGYARHAGMTAAWAGHPDGLRKPLLWGWIQLLRELGAQLGAATRAAVCAAAPETAALVPEWPEWGAGPVVHRTADPAFEAIDGIVRAVREFAAASPLLLVLDDVHRADRPTRDVLALLADRLHHLPALVVLTWSAVVSAENCDEYDRLVGRSDVSALELAGLDDDGIGSLVEQLSGVPPSPAFVAMMRQHSGGNPFFVREIVRFLSTRGHFDGHTLTPDGDPVPDAVTGVVRRRMSELAPDTRAVLGAAAVIGAEFEPIAVAEVLGLPAVTVRERLGDARRAAMIDETAGRPGWFTFSHGVTRRAVVAQLDSDERAELHALVAHVRMRDATGRSYEWLLATADHAWQAGAALEAATALAITDLALAAATTRSAYADIAVLAEHSLQICARLPREPDRFERESALWLRLALVWTALKGQNHEDVGRAFRHAFDTGDRHGTAQISAVVLHCVMICAQGRYREAADIADGLIARYEDTVDPQAGAGYYIRALIDCLRGDLEASIANVEFALANVPIPGDPVPIARYDVRLHAVAAVVLGLRGEQERAWQAARTGIDLGVTTGDAYSTAMVRLAALQANAIQGIVPGTARSADVVARELAELGMAQLAASARIMRDWALAVGPDRADTAAAAHAAYEIVTDGGSTTMLAPLYLALLADIESACGNVDAARELVHRGELLAAATGEHAWNRLLSQRLHRLRADSALPRRVGDLGA
- the ectB gene encoding diaminobutyrate--2-oxoglutarate transaminase; this translates as MTTAEMTVFETMESNVRGYCRDWPTLFDTASGAWLRDSEGRDYLDFFAGAGALNYGHNNPVLKAALLDYIARDGITHGLDMSTVAKRDLLQTIDRVLLTPRGLDHKVQFPGPTGANAVEAALKLARKVTGRTTVLNFTNAFHGMTLGALAVTGNAAKRAGAGVPLSHVNSMPFDGYLDGDELSWMERALDDGSSGVDKPAAVIVETVQGEGGVNVARPQWLRRLAELCSARDILLIVDDVQMGCGRTGPFFSFEVAGITPDIVTLSKSIGGYGLPMALVLMRPELDQWTPGEHNGTFRGNNPAFVTATAALEHFWSDGTLAESTAAKGDRIQRSFTELVDRYPGISTRGRGLVQGLVFDEASEAGKVCHVAFEQGLLVETSGADDEVVKLLPPLTITDDELDHGLGVLAGSVEAVRGGH
- a CDS encoding response regulator transcription factor, whose amino-acid sequence is MNANLMIVEDDDRVRAALRLAMEDEGYEVTEAEHGEAALERLRTDGPPDVMIVDLMLGGAMDGFSCIREIRRDHDVPIIVVSARDDTHDVVAALEAGADDYVTKPFEIKEITARMRALRRRAQPAAEPPPPPELALDADPDAPLLLSPDAGTVRRGAEEVHLTVTEFRLLCELAETPGRVLSRSTLLERVWDRGHFGDERIVDVHVRRLRTKIEKDPSDPAIVVTVRGLGYRLDVQR
- the ectA gene encoding diaminobutyrate acetyltransferase, which encodes MTQTRTLSRTATETAVIRAPRTADGAPLWRIAVDSRVLDANSSYAYLLWCRDFRSTSVVAEIDSEVAGFVTGYLRPQARDTLFVWQVAVDERWRGRGLAAAMLDRLVGNVAGQGISTLETTVSPDNEASLAMFAALARRHDTDLERERLFTPPDFPDGHQAEDLYRIALQTAAHTEEEIIDDHR
- a CDS encoding DUF4333 domain-containing protein — protein: MRITGCLTAAFIVSTTLLTACSVSVGGRSVDKDEVATQISNKLEQQIGKKPDSVTCPQNLQAHTGATLVCTLDDQGSKYDVTVTVTSVDGDQAKFDIQVADSPKN
- a CDS encoding sensor histidine kinase KdpD, whose translation is MSSADGRAAAVAAGAGLAVVALTAVAALADGPWTTAAVCVLGGGGLGAILWLVLRRWAREQQATLDSLRRQAGREDRLIGDLGHELRNPVTTLSTSVEVLSRHEAEIPDRPRRALRLARAEIEHLRRLLDDLLALARAEAGVHTVESRPISLRELLAYVLTGRQLPPELLAAGPDLTVTARPAELERALGNLVDNAERHGGGLVGLALAPAGAWAVITIDDAGPGVPAADRERIFERFETGRRGRRGTGIGLALVAETVVAHGGQVSCDTRPGGGARFVVRLPAVTDVTRPGIVTEQ
- a CDS encoding Ig-like domain-containing protein — encoded protein: MGLTLVTMLMAACSSSTGTPKPATTGGGPAAPAIVVTPNGGDDVDPLGKIEVSATDGILTTVTMINEQGKPVDGILTPDRTAWKPTAALGYGHTYTVSAQGITLTGPTGPVGSTFTTLTPGNQTKVYLTTTFGQPLADGGTYGVGTVIVAHFDEAISDKAAAERKLQVTADPPVQGSWYWLDDRNAHFRPQQYWPAGTKVSVNANLYGTQVGPGLYGQEDSKTNFTIGPSHVSIADDNTHQVQVFENGQLIRTMPTSMGRGGSDTFAGKTIYFNTPAGTYTVMDKGNPVIMDSSTYGLPVNDRLGYKEAINWATRISADGIYLHQLDTTVWAQGSSDTSHGCLNLNGANAQWFYNWAIPGDVVEVHNTSGPGLSMWNNGDWTVSWDDWVKGSALAS